One Nicotiana sylvestris chromosome 12, ASM39365v2, whole genome shotgun sequence genomic window carries:
- the LOC104219492 gene encoding UDP-glycosyltransferase 92A1-like: MFFGWSANVAHEFGLFHVIFSGASGFGLACYYYLWLNLPHKKTRNFAFTMPDFPEAGNLDVSQLSQSLLAADSTDPYTNFNRENFLNFLNSDGILFNTVEELDKLGLTYFRRKLSLPVWAIGPILWPVTVSDKGKDAPEKCIKWLDQKEAKSVLYISFGSQSTISESQMMELAKALVDASGINFIWVVRPPLGFDINMEFRAEEWLPERFLQCISEDQNKGILVSKWAPQVEILAHKSVGAFLTHCGWNSVLESLGNGVPLLGWPISGEQFYNANILEQDLGVCVEVTRGGNSEVKYEDVLEKIELIMGENDKGKEIRRQACEIKEIIGNATIDDEEADFRGSSVKAMEEFLNAAFSTK, translated from the coding sequence ATGTTTTTTGGATGGTCAGCCAATGTAGCTCATGAATTTGGACTATTCCATGTCATTTTCAGTGGGGCTTCTGGTTTTGGCTTGGCATGTTACTACTATTTGTGGCTTAATCTGCCTCATAAAAAAACAAGAAACTTTGCTTTTACTATGCCGGACTTTCCAGAAGCTGGAAATCTTGATGTTAGTCAATTGAGCCAAAGTCTTTTAGCAGCTGATTCTACTGATCCTTACACTAATTTCAACAGGGAAAACTTTCTCAACTTTCTCAACTCTGATGGGATTCTTTTCAATACTGTCGAAGAGCTAGACAAGCTTGGATTAACATATTTTCGTCGTAAATTAAGCCTACCAGTTTGGGCAATTGGACCAATACTTTGGCCAGTGACAGTGAGTGATAAAGGTAAAGATGCCCCAGAGAAATGCATCAAATGGCTTGACCAAAAAGAAGCAAAGTCAGTGCTTTACATTTCTTTTGGCTCCCAAAGCACAATTTCAGAATCACAGATGATGGAACTGGCAAAAGCCTTAGTTGATGCTAGTGGAATAAACTTTATATGGGTTGTTAGACCTCCTTTGGGTTTTGACATAAACATGGAGTTTAGAGCAGAAGAATGGCTCCCAGAGAGATTTCTTCAGTGCATTTCGGAGGATCAAAACAAGGGAATCCTAGTGTCAAAATGGGCTCCTCAGGTTGAAATCTTGGCCCACAAATCAGTTGGAGCATTCTTGACTCATTGCGGATGGAATTCAGTGCTCGAATCACTTGGCAATGGAGTTCCGCTTCTTGGTTGGCCTATTTCAGGAGAGCAATTCTATAATGCAAACATCTTAGAGCAAGATCTTGGTGTTTGTGTTGAGGTGACAAGAGGGGGTAATTCTGAGGTTAAGTATGAGGATGTATTGGAAAAGATTGAATTGATTATGGGGgaaaatgacaaaggaaaagaaattagaAGGCAAGCTTGTGAGATTAAAGAAATCATAGGAAACGCTACTATAGATGATGAAGAAGCAGATTTCCGAGGGTCTTCTGTAAAAGCAATGGAAGAGTTTCTTAATGCAGCTTTCTCCACTAAGTAG